AATTGCATAACATTTATGTGATCTATTTTTGTAAAGTCAAGTATTGTTCGTAAAGTAAACCAGtcgggttttttttttagtaaactATCATTTAACCCCTTGAATTATTGTGTAAGTGTCAATTTTCCCTTTTAACTATTTTTTCAgacaatttgccccctaccatTACGTTttgaggtattcatcaatttaccCCCTAAACTTGTGACCATTGACCAATTTCCCCcatcaactctcataattagtcaatttgcaccctactATCATTCTCCTTTAAGTAGGTTTCCCTACACCTTACCAGAGGTAGACGAGGCTAAGGGAAGAGGCGACGGGGTGTGGGCAGCTGCAAACTGCAAAAGCACCATATCAAATGGACTGAGCTGCAAACATCGGAGGAGGGATGCGTTGGTGGCTGTCACTATTGAGTATATGTGACATGTCAGCAATTGCCACATCAGCATGATTTTCTATGTTAGCTTATTTGATACGCCTAGTAGTTTTAAAGCAGATATATAAGACTCTTTTTCCCTCTTGTAATTCTGATGAATccaatattaataaaaatagataTAAAGTTTCCaaatcttcttcttctacaaGCTTCTTCTTATcctcatttcttcttcaattctcaAAGTCGGTGATTGATGTTCATCTATTAATATGGTATCTCAGAGCCTTTCTTGCTTACGCAATTGATCATGGACGGATTTCCGCTGCTCCGTTTCTCGAGGTTTTTCTTTGTTCTTCGCTACTTCAAGATTTTGGTGAAGTtgattttctggtttttttttttttggacattaGTATAATAGTTCTgtatattacaatcttgattttTGTAATGATGAAGGCCGATGCCAAACCTGCTTCGtttgatgatgatggtgatTTTGATTGATTGATGATAATCTGTTCTGAAGGCCGATGCCATTTTGTCTCTATTTCTTGATGAATTAATGTCGATAACCATGTGTTCTTCATGATCTAACAGTTTTGATTGAGGAATTTTACGATTTCAAGATTTTTGTGAAGTTTTTCATTTGGGTTAATTTTGTTTCCATCTGGGTCTTCTCTGTAATTTTCTGTTTCCTGCCAAATCATGTCTGAATCGGTGAAGTTGGAGAGTCTTTTAGGGATGTTGACTATCAAACTGAATGATGATAATTTCATCAAATGGAACTTTCAGTTTTGTTCTGTACTTCGTGggtatgatttgtttgatcacttCACTGGTGATTCTGTTTGCCCTCCTAAATATGTTTTGACTCCTGAGTTAGGTGTTACCAAAGAAATTAATACTACCTATAAAGATTGGATTAAGACAGATATGGCTTTGTTAAGTCTTCTCATTGCTACACTTAGTGATGATGCTATGGAGCATGTAGTTGGTTGTAAAACTTCTCATGAGGCTTGGATTGCATTACAAGATAGATATATGGCTGTGTCTAGTGCTAGTATTAATCATTTGAAGGCTGAGCTGCACACTATTCAGAAAGGTGATGATAGTGTAGATAAGTATTTGTTGCGGTTAAAGGTCATTAAAGATAAACTTGTTGCTGCTGGTGAGAAAGTCTCCGATAATGATATTGTTATAGCAACTTTGACTGGTCTTCCAACTGATTTTGACATGATCCGAACAGTGTTTCTAGTAAGAGAAACACCAATCACATTGAAGGAATTTCGGGCACAATTATTAGGGGCTGAAAAGAATCTTGAAACTCGGATGCAGTCTCTTGTTCATACTATGGCTGCAATGTATGGTAATGCCGGTTTGCCTACATTTAATCCTATGACTAGTTCGTCTAGTTCTTCTAGTGCTTCAGGGTCTACAGTCCAGTTTCCTCAAACTTATGGATATGGTTTTGTAGCTCCTGGTTCTTCCACTGGTGGGTTTTCTCAGTCTCCTAGTTTCTCACAACCTACTGGTCTTTCTCCGCAATCTGTTTTTTCTCAGACTTCTAATGGGCCTAATTTTCAACCTCATGGAAATCATTTTCAACCTAATGAGGACAATTTTGGTGGTCAAGGCAATCGGTCATATGGAAATACTACAGGTTATAAAGGCTGAGGTTCAGGTGGTTTTAAACCCAAGTTTAATGGTTTTAAAAGTGGTAATGTTTGGTCTGGCAATACATCAAATAGGCAAGAGGTTATTCCTGAGTGTCAGATTTGCTTAAGGAAAAGACATACTGCAGTCACTTGTTTGTATCGAAATGACAATACTCAACCACCTAAGGAGTTTCAAATTTGTGGTAAACGCGGTCATATTGCAGTTGACTGTAGACATAGGGGAAACTTTGCCTATCAAAGGGCTCCTCCACCTCATTCTCTCAGTGCCAATTATGCTTATCAAGATTTAAGTCTTGTGTTTCAGTATCTTACCTCTGTGCATCCTACTACATATCCTGTTACTTATGGGCTTCAAGGCAACACTTATACACAGTCTTATCCTTAAGGTTTTTCACCAACTCATGCCCTTATGACTTAGGCTTCACAGTCTCATATGTTCTCTAAAATTCCAGGAGTTCCTATGCCACCAAATATGCCTGATTTACCTACACAATCTGTTTCTGAGGGTGAGTGTTGGATGGTGGACACTGGGGCTTCACATCATATGAGTCCTGATATTAATCTATTAGAATTTGTCGTTCCTTATAATGGAGATAAGAAGATTATTGTTGGGAATGGTACAGCTTTGGATGTTCAAAATATTGGCACTGTGACTATTCAAAGTCCACCTAATACTCTTTATCTTCGtaatgttttacatgttcccATGTTGACCGTTAATCTTCTTTCTGTAAAACAGTTGTGCAAAGATAACCACAGTTGGTTTATCTGTGATGATTTAAACTTCTTTGTGCAAGACAAGGCCACAGGGGTGATACTTTACAAAGGAAAGAGTAGCAgtaattgttggaaatgtgccctaaagccaatcatgtgatgatactttacggacatttcacatgttaaactaatctagttttacatataaagggcatacattattgtttgagccgtctcatataaatgttatatgcttaaacgataaagtccaaggaatatgtgattgggagaatgtaatctaatgaagttagattcttgagaccattctttcgtagacacatcctaaatgttcctgatcataggattgccaattgggcgttgacagtccgttaagatcagtacgtactatgtcttctctcagggagagtgattagtctcgaatcattggtgtgt
Above is a window of Malus sylvestris chromosome 15, drMalSylv7.2, whole genome shotgun sequence DNA encoding:
- the LOC126605156 gene encoding uncharacterized protein LOC126605156, with product MSESVKLESLLGMLTIKLNDDNFIKWNFQFCSVLRGYDLFDHFTGDSVCPPKYVLTPELGVTKEINTTYKDWIKTDMALLSLLIATLSDDAMEHVVGCKTSHEAWIALQDRYMAVSSASINHLKAELHTIQKGDDSVDKYLLRLKVIKDKLVAAGEKVSDNDIVIATLTGLPTDFDMIRTVFLVRETPITLKEFRAQLLGAEKNLETRMQSLVHTMAAMYGNAGLPTFNPMTSSSSSSSASGSTVQFPQTYGYGFVAPGSSTGGFSQSPSFSQPTGLSPQSVFSQTSNGPNFQPHGNHFQPNEDNFGGQGNRSYGNTTGYKG